A genome region from Pygocentrus nattereri isolate fPygNat1 chromosome 10, fPygNat1.pri, whole genome shotgun sequence includes the following:
- the si:ch211-173a9.6 gene encoding olfactomedin-4 → MHLFLLLILFASPTYAWLPLEDWGSGNVTGSVGESGQCICHVFLPDTMFPADRVESVQISTNKLTMDVELHISKLISFKAQLVVLLEELSNLTLRLEVVESGPDKYVKLEFELLRIELREFEAIVTELKTSLNSSSPAFDSLYNEIRNMSMIVDQLESYDQSNLEVIRIEFAKLQKKLEKCRDEQDDFSNVQIGSCKHRGILKVGKPVVSQLNANLNSGYTYGGWGKDTNPLPGSENMYWYSASTDTSVRYVSVYTDYYSLIMRQAKKTYDLYATNRDWRGTGNNYIIRNNTLYYQFANPFSMAKYNMTSQTAEYRVVPKASKRFSYHYSANQNLDFAADETGLWVTYATEESKGKLVLGKIDEAAFALSEVWETSIFKQSVTNAFMICGVLYATQSVDINTEEIFYTYDTHTRQESYVSIAFEKFLDFYVNLDYNPTNQKLYMYNKGYYVSYPVKFKSA, encoded by the exons ATGCATCTTTTTCTTCTGCTCATCCTTTTTGCGAGCCCAACATATGCATGGCTG CCACTGGAGGACTGGGGCTCAGGCAATGTGACCGGCTCTGTGGGAGAATCTGGCCAATGTATCTGCCATGTGTTCTTGCCTGACACCATGTTCCCTGCGGACCGTGTGGAGAGTGTCCAGATATCCACCAATAAGCTGACCATGGACGTGGAGCTCCACATCAGCAAG CTGATCAGTTTTAAAGCACAGCTGGTTGTTCTTCTCGAGGAGCTCTCCAACTTGACTCTCCGTCTGGAAGTGGTGGAGAGTGGACCTGATAAGTATGTGAAACTGGAGTTTGAGCTTCTAAGGATCGAGCTGAGAGAGTTTGAAGCGATCGTCACAGAACTGAAAACATCTCTCAACTCCTCCTCACCAGCATTTGATAGCCTTTACAATGAG ATTCGCAATATGAGCATGATTGTAGATCAGCTGGAAAGCTACGACCAGAGCAACTTAGAGGTGATTCGCATTGAGTTTGCCAAGCTTCAGAAGAAGCTAGAGAAATGCAGAGATGAACAGGACGACTTCTCCAATGTACAGATAG GTTCCTGCAAGCACAGAGGAATCCTGAAAGTTGGCAAACCTGTAGTCAGCCAGCTGAATGCAAACTTGAATTCAGGTTACACGTATGGAGGATGGGGAAAAGACACCAACCCCCTGCCCGGCTCTGAAAATATGTACTGGTACTCTGCTTCCACTGATACATCGGTCAGATATGTTAGTGTTTATACTGACTACTACAGTCTGATCATGAGACAGGCAAAGAAAACATATGACCTCTATGCTACAAATAGGGACTGGCGAGGTACAGGTAATAATTATATCATACGTAATAACACGCTGTACTATCAGTTTGCGAACCCTTTCAGCATGGCTAAGTACAACATGACCAGTCAGACAGCAGAGTACAGGGTGGTCCCAAAAGCAAGCAAAAGATTTTCCTACCATTATTCAGCAAATCAGAACTTAGACTTCGCAGCTGATGAGACTGGACTGTGGGTAACGTATGCTACAGAGGAATCGAAGGGTAAACTGGTGCTGGGGAAGATAGACGAGGCCGCATTTGCATTGTCAGAGGTTTGGGAAACTAGCATTTTCAAACAGTCTGTGACTAACGCCTTCATGATTTGTGGTGTTCTTTATGCTACACAATCTGTAGACATCAACACAGAGGAGATCTTCTACACTTATGACACTCATACAAGACAGGAGAGCTATGTTAGCATTGCTTTTGAGAAGTTCCTGGATTTCTATGTCAACCTGGACTACAACCCCACAAATCAGAAGCTGTATATGTACAACAAAGGCTACTATGTCTCATATCCTGTGAAGTTCAAGAGTGCCTAG
- the si:ch211-173a9.7 gene encoding olfactomedin-4 gives MITTLLSFFFLSSTIALEPVDLWTERNGTVGPGDQCTCEAFLPGSTFPMGELVQLEQTAVQISHKLELEIVKVEMFESKLTIYMEKVVNLTVLIKIMEDDPDSYSELYIQEVKIQIKQVEALILELQASIQTSYTVLITIHKEITSIIVVLTRLETKYDKNLVLVTRREYIKLQQKLEECERRHNEIFNPNIGSCNHGGISRLSKPIISQLNANLNAGYMYGGWGKDSKPLPGSENMYWYSASTDTSVRYVSVYTDYYSLIMRQAKKTYDLYATNRDWRGTGNNYVIRNNTLYYQFANPFSMAKYNMTSQTAEYRVVPKASKRFSYHYSANQNLDFAADENGLWVTYATEESKGKLVLGKIDEVAFALKEVWQTSVFKPSVGNTFMVCGVLYATRSVDIHTDEIFYMYNTRTRKENYVSIPFKKFQENYVYLDYNPTDQKLYMFNRGYYVSYHVWFNQNNQTNKPQLLI, from the exons ATGATAACAACACtactctctttcttctttctaagCTCCACCATTGCCTTGGAG CCTGTGGATCTCTGGACCGAGAGGAATGGTACTGTGGGTCCAGGAGACCAGTGCACCTGTGAGGCCTTCCTGCCTGGCAGCACATTCCCCATGGGAGAGCTTGTGCAGCTAGAACAGACGGCAGTGCAGATCAGCCACAAGCTGGAACTGGAAATCGTCAAG GTTGAGATGTTTGAGAGCAAACTTACCATTTATATGGAGAAGGTTGTGAACCTCACAGTGTTGATCAAGATCATGGAGGATGATCCTGACTCCTATTCCGAGCTCTATATACAAGAAGTGAAGATTCAGATCAAGCAGGTGGAGGCCCTGATTCTGGAGCTTCAAGCATCCATTCAGACATCTTATACAGTGCTCATCACCATCCACAAAGAG ATCACCTCCATTATTGTTGTTCTGACTCGACTGGAGACCAAATATGACAAGAACCTGGTATTGGTCACACGGAGAGAATACATCAAGCTTCAGCAGAAACTGGAGGAATGTGAGAGACGCCACAATGAAATCTTTAATCCTAACATTG GATCTTGCAACCATGGTGGCATCTCCAGACTTAGTAAACCAATCATAAGCCAGCTGAATGCAAACTTGAATGCAGGTTACATGTATGGAGGGTGGGGCAAAGATTCAAAGCCCCTGCCTGGCTCTGAAAATATGTACTGGTACTCTGCTTCCACTGATACATCGGTCAGATATGTTAGTGTTTATACTGACTACTACAGTCTGATCATGAGACAGGCAAAGAAAACATATGACCTCTATGCTACAAATAGGGACTGGCGAGGTACAGGTAATAATTATGTCATACGTAATAACACGCTGTACTATCAGTTTGCGAACCCTTTCAGCATGGCTAAGTACAATATGACCAGTCAGACAGCAGAGTACAGGGTGGTCCCAAAAGCAAGCAAAAGATTTTCCTACCATTATTCAGCAAATCAGAACTTAGACTTTGCAGCTGATGAGAATGGACTGTGGGTAACATATGCTACAGAGGAATCGAAGGGTAAACTGGTGCTGGGAAAGATAGACGAGGTTGCGTTCGCACTAAAAGAAGTTTGGCAGACCAGTGTCTTCAAGCCATCTGTGGGCAATACCTTTATGGTATGTGGAGTTCTTTATGCTACAAGATCTGTAGACATCCACACCGATGAGATCTTCTACATGTACAACACTCGCACAAGGAAGGAGAACTATGTCAGCATTCCCTTTAAGAAATTCCAGGAGAATTATGTGTACCTTGATTATAATCCCACTGATCAGAAACTGTACATGTTCAACAGAGGGTATTATGTCAGCTATCATGTTTGGTTCAatcaaaacaaccaaacaaataaACCACAGCTCCTGATATGA